CAAATTTAGTTGGTGAAACTTTGTATGAAACATGGGATTGTCCACAAGTTATGGCTTTGTATTCTTACACTCCAGTACAACCCGATGAATTATCACTTCAACCaggtgattatttttttttttttttgtatattttaagtGATATTATATAATCTAAAACGATGATCATTGATAACTGAGATAAAAATGGTTGATatgttttttcttataaaataggTGACGTGATAAACGTTCTCAGAAAGATGGCTGATGGGTGGAACCTCGGAGAAAAACTAGTAGGTGGTGAACAAGGCTGGTTTCCAGGTAATTATACTAAAGAAGTTGCTTCTGAGCATGTACGTGCTAAAAATCTGAGACAGAGACATCGACTTCTTGCACTCAGCGAGAGCCTTTTACAGCAGTACGCTAACCAATCGGTTTGTATCAATCGATAATgtgatataatattttttgttgatttattctaaatattaaaattaattgtataaattttttagaggactaactgaaatttttttatgtcaattTTTGTTACTCCATTAAAAtggtgaaaaatattttttaaaaatttgttttgtatatatgatatattaaattgtaacatctatttttgaattttattgaaaatattaatgttatttgatattttaagtgttgaattacttttgtttttattttaataaaataattatatagagaAAAATACAttgtatataaaaatagttCCATGTACAGTCAAAGAATTTAAGTAGATTAGATTTTAATggtttgcaataaaaaaaaatacatatattgtatatataatttataaatatatatatgaattttttaaaaatatagtaTTGTAAGTaaggaaaaatataattacttaGAATGTATAAATATGTTATAACCATTCAGTCATTTTGTCtatgtataaaattaataatcaaatgaGTATATAATTTGTTGAGATGAGAATAAGTGATCATGATTAGAGTAAGACAGTCGTACATACAAAAACAATAGTTAGTCtagtaatataaaaattaaatgcgaATTTTCGATGAACCACTTGGTCGTtcttggaataatttttttacaaaatatactTGTAATATCGTCGTTGCAATAATAACGATAACTTGTGCAACAGACCAATTTTGAACATACGAATTGTTatctgttaataaatttaaatcacgTGCTTCTCGACTTCTACTTATAGCTTGTGTGTGTaacatttcattaatatttttttcaacattaacaATCGTATTCTGTAATTAAAaacgaaatattattttaacataaattttttattttttttgactttataatttagtttttaaaaattattttttcattgtcaattgaagtttttaaatttaaaagtaaaactataaattaaaaaataattttaaagtcaaTAACGAGCTATTGTTTTGtcagattaattatttataacttcaaATCCATATAATAAGATTGCGATGTATTAAACTAGATTATAAAGTCGATATAATTCTTTTTCagatgaattatttaaataaaaaaaaaattaccgtaaAGTTCTCAACTGAGAGATTTAATTCTTCTAATTCTTTAGTAAATTTATCCCACTGGTCATacctaaaaattgaataacaattaattgaataacaaGTATAAGATAagataagaataaaatttaaatcgattataaaaaatatatttacctgATAACAGTGATATATAAATTGACTAATTTGCCAGCAAAACGTGAAAATTGATTATCAACACACACACTGTAGTAACCACCAGTTCCTGATTGGTCTTGATAATCAGCACTAGCCCGCCATTGATAAGGAAGTACTATTTCACCTGCTTGATTTCTTACTGCAAATCCAGCCTTTCCATCACCGCCTCTCAGCAcctagataaaaatattttaattatcatttttattaataataaattaaaatctaattaaCCACTTgtgatatataaaataatattatagcaatattaaaaaaaaaaaaaaattataacaatataataaaattttatctgtgCATCCGGCAGATATTTTTTGGTTCGACGTTCGTcgcttaaaaataaacatatgGTGGGGTATTTAAACTCATGACGTGGCAATGGGAATAGCAAATACGTCAAACTATTGTTAAAAAtaccataaatatatatgatagtgaaattgagagacatgtgataatttttagaaattttttaaaagaaaaattatagcaaagaaaatttctttaaaaaattctatactTAGAagctttcaaaaattataaatgaaaatttttaaaaatgattttctagGCAAAGTTTGTTTCtcctaatttcagtatcacaaatatattaaaataataataaataaaattaacctgAAAACTGACGAAGAAAGTTGCTCCGGGATTTACATACTGGAAGTAACAATCCTCTTTCCCGGCATCTATGTGCACTTTGTAGTCCATCGCAACAGCAGGAAGAGTTTCATACCAAGGTCTTGAATCATCACAGCTCGCCAGGACAATAAATGTCCcggcaataaataaataactcacTAAATTCATTGAAACTGGTGACTGTTTATTCGCTCATTGGTGAGCAGTTATGTTGAGTTgagttgataaaataaaatattataaagtacaCTGACATGTGATCCACACAGACAAAAAAAAGTGCTGTTAGACTGATGTCTAGTGTGCTGCGAGTTGGGTATCCACCATACCACCACAGCCGTTATTTAGATCTGGAGGTCCAGCCGGACAGCCGGAGAAAGTATTAAGCGTATTATTTCCTCCCTCCTTACCTTTCCTTTCCTCCGGTGCTTAAGACGGTAACCAAGCTCAAATGtactctgaaaattttatgcaaAATTATTTGGTTAATCTTTAGTACTTCTAGTGGTACGTCAAGCTTCATTGTCGACAatgttattactattataacCTATTTTATTAAGCTGTCATCAAAACAACTCTATCGttaattgtttgtttgttatttataatttttatttatgttaaaaattcattattgatTGTAGTTATATAGTTGTGTTGTCAAGACAGGTTAAAAACAATACAGCAATACAAAGTACGCTATCTTTACTTGAtactatatattatttaattcaattaaatatttttattatcttaagtggtaaatttttataggcatttattttatcagcaactggttgtaattatttaaaaaaattttttttttactttatttataaaaatatattgaaataattaatgataatgaagTGAGTTGACagctgtcattttttttattttataaaaggtcaattacaataaaaaaaaaaatgcttctaaaaatttccaataaaatttttttttattttcacatgtagaattttttattataataatttaattctaaaaaaatttcttataccTGTCAAATTTAGTTTCGTAATAATTACCTAGATTAtttcaagttaaaaaaattaaaaactatttttctaCATAATTTTGTGAATAAATTGGCAAagtattacaaaaatttaattaaatataaaatatatttttttcagatgaataatacttaattttatttaaaaataacgaattttttaaaattggcgAATCAGAATTAAGATTCAAAAATAGGGTGGTGGGGGTAATCGGAAGCAACGTCGGTTAGAACTAGACAACTTCATTCCTGTACAGGTGTACAGTCCATCGGCGCCAGCGATACAGTCCCGCGGAAATgtctattttttagtatttaatttctacataataattaaaatgagtAATTAAGGTACCGAGTAATTGTAACaagagataatttaatataaaaatttaattgaggtaaatatatatgaagtAAAATAACATCTAGAACAAGTTTAAACCtgatgtatatctatatacatacacagaaaaaaaaatattcttgaatcaagtatatatttttgaagagctcaatattcttggtttgagtagaaaaattcttgatttaagaacatttttcttgatttaaggaaattttacttaactcaagaatttttcatctggatttaagacaattaccctcttcaaaattatattcttggttcaagaatttttctcttgaatcaagttaatttttttttctgtgtacacaTAGCTAgcttgttgaatttttttcagctttgtctactgtaatttaattatttatgatgttTTGATTTTAGATATTGAATTCATAAAAGTGAAAATGGTGTGATTGAGTATATGTAAGTAAGTGTTTTTTGTATTCTGTGTTGTACTGCCATGAGAAAAAAGCTCGGGCAGTTGGGAGTTGGGAGTTGGCCATTTTGAAGGTCCGAAACCCCGCCAAATTCAAAATCCAACTACAAGAAAGTCGAGCAAATCCGTCAGCAGTATCATGGAGCGCTGCCGGTAAGTTAGAATTTATCTTtttcaattgataaaatttattaactgttggtttttattttatctattcaTAATAACGTTTGTTGATGTGTTAAAGttctttatataaattatttgaattctaggattcaaataataagtatttaagatttattttttcttcataaaattaattctgttaacaggcgagaccagtgattgcagtttcaatcggcttagcgaaacgaatggaaattttgaaaaaacgtttttagagataatagataatttaatactatttgtaaactatttcaccacaaagcgtttttttcaaaaatttcattcgtttcgtgaaaccaatcgaaactgcaattgatctgctgttgggagtgcgacagagatagtttcgttgaactccgtgagagcaaagcgagaaaaagatggtctcgcctgttaaaggtagttgtagcgtgataggcatttcaacagaaaattatgaaattttttattgaaagataaatatattaataattcactaccaaaatttcagatcaattgaccgcaccgtttttgagtaattaattttgaaattgcatcttttacacgtagaggcATAGAGAGATGATAAAGTTAGTCTGAAACCTTTGGCCCACCCGCGGGGTAGGGAAgttttcatactaactttaccatctctctatacctctactaaagatacaatttcgaaaattaattactcaaaacggtgcggtcaattgatctgaaatttggtagtgaattattaatatatttatctttcaataaaaaatttcataattttctgttgaaatgcctatcacgctacaactaccttaatctaaataattatttttttttttaatttttattatatatatttattttatttgcaatatagatatttttaatttctgttcACTTTATgaatgcaattaaaaaaatcaaatggaAGAGATTGAGTTTtcattataatgaaatttaataatagaaatCTTAATTGAAACATAGgaattatattgaaatttcaaaaatatcctaatatttcattttagttggAATTATGCCTCTCGAATTGGAAGAAATCAttcattgaattaaaattcaaagaacTATCAGAgcacattaaaaataaaatttcaaagccAGAGTAATTTTCTATTGTCATTGATTACAGTAAAGCCGTATACAATTAGAACTGCAGTGAAGCTTCAGTGGACTGTATACATAGAATTAGAATATTAAATCAATGCTAGGATTGTTGGTTATTATCATAATTGCCATGTTgatatcaataattagataaaaaaaaacttttattttttttcaacgaataTCAATAAACTGGGATTTTATtgagacaaaattttgaattattaatatactgGAAAATTGTCCTTGTAATAATGATTGCGGGTGATAAATCAGAAACTGATTCGTCTAAAATATCCGTGTAAAAGCTAATAATGTTTCTATACTCTCAGAAAATACTgttaattttttgcttttaatcTTTTACCGCAAACGAACATTGTAGccaaagaaaatttatattgcaGTGATTCAAATTTCTATTCAGGTAGCTAAGTACTTTGACGAAAAGATAAAGTTAGGTTTTGTATTCACTGCTCCTAGCATGAGGTCATAGTATGTACgtagaaaaatttgatttattaccAGCCCTTTAGACCCCGAGACACTGACTTTTAAAAAGATTGGATTAAGATACTTAAGATTAAGAACAATTTGAGAAAATCCAATTTTCCaatgattattttagttttcttGAGGAGTAAAGTTTAACTCTTTATCTCGtatctttaagtttaaatcaaCGTGAATAAGAAGTTTTGTACACtttcaatgattaattattctcatttttacaaatttttatttttcattttttataacagacgagaccatctttttct
This genomic interval from Cotesia glomerata isolate CgM1 linkage group LG1, MPM_Cglom_v2.3, whole genome shotgun sequence contains the following:
- the LOC123275417 gene encoding transmembrane emp24 domain-containing protein 5 codes for the protein MNLVSYLFIAGTFIVLASCDDSRPWYETLPAVAMDYKVHIDAGKEDCYFQYVNPGATFFVSFQVLRGGDGKAGFAVRNQAGEIVLPYQWRASADYQDQSGTGGYYSVCVDNQFSRFAGKLVNLYITVIRYDQWDKFTKELEELNLSVENFTNTIVNVEKNINEMLHTQAISRSREARDLNLLTDNNSYVQNWSVAQVIVIIATTILQVYFVKKLFQERPSGSSKIRI